Proteins co-encoded in one Methylobacterium sp. WL1 genomic window:
- a CDS encoding dihydrolipoyl dehydrogenase, with the protein MNEHACDVAVIGAGTAGIAAYRAATDAGASAVLIERGRGGTTCARVGCMPSKLLIAAAKAAHAARSADPFGIRVSGVAVDGRAVLERVRAERDRFVDSVLDGLDRLPEGARIAGTARFEDGRSLTVDAHTRIAFKAAVIATGSSPNIPKPLHGLGDRLLTTDTLFEISDLPGSLAVLGAGAVGIEIAQAMTRLGVRVTVLDTGDTVAGLSQPDLARQAAAIFGAELDLHLGATLESATRDGNGVRLAWTDQHGHAQVTRAERVLAATGRAPNLDGLGLDAAGLRLGDDGVPDFDRRSLVCAGAPILIAGDADGWRPVLHEASRQGGIAGANAAALAASCAVAKPEPWTSLAMVFTDPQVAVVGAPYEADAPGRVTGTVEFADQGRARVDGANRGGLRIWADRDGTLLGGEMIGPAVEHLAHLLTHAIADGKTAATVLNQPIYHPTVEEGFSTALSEITHTICRS; encoded by the coding sequence ATGAACGAACACGCGTGCGATGTGGCGGTGATCGGGGCCGGGACCGCCGGCATCGCCGCCTATCGGGCCGCCACCGACGCCGGGGCCAGCGCCGTGCTGATCGAGCGCGGCCGGGGGGGGACGACCTGCGCCCGGGTCGGCTGCATGCCCTCGAAGCTGCTGATCGCGGCAGCCAAGGCCGCCCACGCGGCCCGGAGCGCCGATCCGTTCGGCATCCGGGTGTCCGGCGTCGCGGTGGATGGGCGCGCGGTGCTCGAACGCGTCCGTGCTGAGCGGGACCGGTTCGTCGACAGTGTTCTCGACGGTCTCGACAGGCTGCCCGAGGGCGCGCGCATCGCCGGCACCGCCCGGTTTGAGGATGGCCGCAGCCTGACGGTCGATGCCCACACGCGCATCGCCTTCAAGGCCGCCGTGATCGCCACGGGATCGAGCCCGAACATCCCGAAGCCGCTCCACGGGCTTGGCGACCGGCTTCTCACCACCGACACCCTGTTCGAGATCTCCGATCTCCCGGGCTCTCTCGCCGTGCTCGGCGCCGGCGCGGTCGGGATCGAGATCGCCCAGGCGATGACGCGCCTCGGCGTCCGGGTCACGGTGCTCGATACGGGCGACACGGTCGCCGGGCTGTCCCAGCCGGACCTCGCCCGACAGGCCGCCGCGATCTTCGGTGCGGAGCTGGACCTGCATCTCGGCGCGACGCTCGAATCGGCGACGCGCGACGGCAACGGCGTGCGCCTCGCCTGGACAGACCAGCACGGGCACGCGCAGGTGACGCGGGCCGAGCGGGTGCTCGCCGCGACCGGCCGCGCGCCGAACCTCGACGGACTCGGGCTGGACGCCGCAGGCCTGCGCCTCGGCGACGACGGCGTGCCGGATTTCGACCGGCGCAGTCTCGTTTGTGCGGGCGCCCCGATCCTGATCGCCGGTGACGCCGATGGCTGGCGGCCTGTGCTGCACGAGGCCAGCCGCCAGGGCGGGATCGCCGGCGCCAACGCGGCGGCGCTGGCTGCGTCCTGCGCCGTGGCGAAGCCGGAACCCTGGACCAGCCTCGCCATGGTGTTCACCGATCCGCAGGTCGCGGTGGTCGGCGCGCCCTACGAGGCCGACGCCCCCGGCCGCGTGACCGGCACCGTCGAGTTCGCCGACCAGGGCCGCGCCCGGGTCGACGGCGCGAATCGCGGCGGCCTGCGGATCTGGGCCGACCGGGACGGTACGCTCCTGGGGGGCGAAATGATCGGACCCGCGGTCGAGCATCTGGCGCATCTGCTGACCCACGCGATCGCGGACGGAAAGACCGCCGCAACTGTCCTGAACCAGCCCATATACCACCCTACAGTTGAGGAGGGATTTTCGACGGCATTGTCTGAAATCACACACACGATCTGCCGGTCTTAG
- the rbfA gene encoding 30S ribosome-binding factor RbfA, with amino-acid sequence MAQKPTSSGPSQRQQRVAELVRHALAEVLQRGDIQDPVLNTHVVTVPEVRMSPDLKLATAYVMPLGGVDEAPVIAALDRHRKVLRQEVARRVNLKFAPELRFLRDETFDEAARIDKLLRDERVQRDLVPERDGDGHEDDEPETGRGH; translated from the coding sequence ATGGCCCAGAAACCAACCTCCAGCGGCCCCTCGCAGCGCCAGCAGCGCGTGGCCGAACTCGTGCGCCACGCCCTCGCGGAGGTGCTCCAGCGCGGCGACATCCAGGATCCGGTGCTCAACACGCATGTCGTGACCGTGCCGGAGGTGCGGATGTCGCCGGACCTGAAGCTCGCCACCGCCTACGTGATGCCGCTCGGCGGTGTCGACGAGGCGCCGGTGATCGCCGCCCTGGACCGCCACCGCAAGGTGCTGCGCCAGGAGGTGGCGCGCCGGGTGAACCTGAAATTCGCGCCCGAGCTGCGCTTCCTCCGCGACGAGACCTTCGACGAGGCGGCACGCATCGACAAGCTGCTCCGCGACGAGCGGGTGCAGCGCGACCTCGTCCCGGAGCGGGACGGCGACGGGCATGAGGACGACGAACCGGAGACCGGTCGGGGGCATTGA
- the truB gene encoding tRNA pseudouridine(55) synthase TruB — MTVSIEDHPPAERAVPGPGAERRGPEERRPQRGPRPDRPKRRDVSGWVILDKPVGMTSTHAVAVVKRAFNAKKAGHAGTLDPLASGILPIALGEATKTVPFVMDGRKAYRFTVQWGVETDTDDAEGRAVATSEARPERAAVEAALPTFVGAIEQVPPRYSAIKIQGERAYDLAREGEIVELVARPVQIDRLAVVEHDGERTVIEAECGKGTYVRALARDLGRMLGCYGHVSALRRTRVGPFSEAESCSAAGLTEGGPEAALAHLRPVETALDAIPEVTVSRDLGLRLMRGQSVILRGRDAPVEGKAFATCGGILVAVGDVERGELVPHRVFHLGGTAPGRNAG, encoded by the coding sequence ATGACCGTTTCCATCGAAGATCATCCGCCGGCCGAGCGAGCGGTACCCGGTCCCGGCGCCGAGCGCCGGGGCCCGGAGGAGCGCCGCCCGCAGCGCGGGCCGCGTCCCGACCGGCCCAAGCGCCGGGACGTGTCGGGCTGGGTCATCCTCGACAAGCCCGTCGGCATGACCTCGACCCACGCCGTCGCGGTGGTGAAGCGCGCCTTCAACGCCAAGAAGGCCGGCCATGCCGGGACCCTCGATCCGCTGGCGTCGGGCATCCTGCCGATCGCCCTCGGTGAAGCGACCAAGACCGTCCCGTTCGTCATGGACGGTCGCAAGGCCTACCGGTTCACCGTGCAGTGGGGTGTCGAGACCGACACCGACGACGCCGAGGGCCGGGCCGTGGCGACCAGCGAGGCCCGCCCGGAGCGCGCCGCCGTGGAGGCGGCCTTGCCGACCTTCGTGGGGGCGATCGAGCAGGTCCCGCCGCGCTATTCCGCGATCAAGATCCAGGGCGAGCGCGCCTACGACCTGGCCCGCGAGGGCGAGATCGTGGAACTGGTGGCCCGGCCGGTGCAGATCGACCGCCTCGCGGTGGTGGAGCATGACGGCGAGCGCACCGTGATCGAGGCCGAGTGCGGCAAGGGCACCTATGTCCGTGCCCTGGCCCGCGACCTCGGCCGTATGCTCGGCTGCTACGGCCATGTCTCGGCCCTGCGCCGCACCCGCGTCGGGCCGTTCTCGGAAGCCGAATCGTGCTCCGCCGCCGGCTTGACCGAGGGCGGCCCGGAAGCCGCACTCGCGCATCTCCGGCCGGTCGAGACCGCGCTGGACGCGATCCCCGAGGTGACGGTCTCGCGCGACCTGGGCCTGCGCCTGATGCGCGGCCAGTCTGTCATCCTGCGCGGCCGCGACGCCCCCGTGGAGGGCAAGGCCTTCGCGACCTGCGGCGGCATCCTGGTCGCGGTGGGCGACGTCGAGCGCGGCGAACTGGTGCCGCACCGGGTGTTCCACCTCGGCGGCACGGCGCCGGGGCGCAACGCCGGGTAA
- a CDS encoding histidine kinase dimerization/phosphoacceptor domain -containing protein, with protein MPPKQAPQGGPDLDTLASDALDRLDEGVIGLDADGTVVVFSEGASTLSGLSRESVLGRNYFREVMPGTNVPSFRGRFLSGTRRGALDESFDYVFGRLPQPLRARVHMRHGKTAEAGPVTWLTIDPLESLGAGLSREAVMAAIGRRARAEPVDASHCEREPIHIPGSIQPNAVMIAADAGTLQVLAYSANVDEIVDPVDPPLAGRPLEEVLPRDFVAAVRARLSAGTLSDGLSVRRRLTLTGRAAPYYVVAHAHAGRVIVELELEPESADDFPTASQVDTELAVGRLREADTLAEAARIAALEIRAFTGFEAVLVYRFDADWNGEAVAEDKVPNWSRSLLGLRFPASDIPAQARALYTRAKNRFVIDRDSVPVGLVAAPGAGNGPIDLTFAQHRTLSPIHLEYQRNLGVNGSMSISIMVEGRLWGLMIGHHRRPHYVTPETRSAATVLTDAFAMRVQEIESRRLWEERQTHLDVEGRLVRGLTRSDDFVAALTGGTTTLLDLFSATGAGIVAGERVTLIGQAPPPAVVARIARWLRTGLQPGETGYSSSSFTAEYLEAAPYREIASGVLAAFVDESRETLLIWFRPEVPSTVTWGGDPRKPVLAGSGPVALLPRRSFERWVEERTGYATAWAAWQVHLSRSLAEAVEGVVLRQRRKIDELTSLLAEKERLLEQKDLLTREIDHRVKNSLQIVSAFLQMQRRQIADPDARQAFADTSARVMSVARVHDSLYQAERFDEVDLGQTIENLCNDLAGLAGEGHAVDLSAEPGLMVPYRKAVALSLIATELVTNAFKYAANPAGGGRVEVSVSASGSGEVQLRVCDDGSGLPDDWADAKVRGRGTGLGMKLIRAMLDQINARLDVANNPGACFTITA; from the coding sequence ATGCCGCCGAAACAGGCCCCCCAAGGCGGCCCCGACCTGGATACGCTCGCGTCCGACGCGCTGGACCGCCTCGACGAGGGCGTGATCGGCCTCGACGCGGACGGCACGGTCGTGGTCTTCAGCGAGGGCGCGAGCACCCTCTCGGGCCTCTCGCGCGAATCAGTTCTGGGCCGCAACTATTTCCGCGAGGTGATGCCGGGCACGAACGTGCCGAGTTTCCGCGGCCGCTTCCTCTCCGGAACCCGCAGGGGCGCCCTGGACGAGAGCTTCGACTACGTGTTCGGCCGGCTGCCCCAGCCCCTGCGCGCGCGGGTCCACATGCGCCACGGCAAGACCGCGGAGGCCGGGCCGGTCACGTGGCTGACCATCGATCCGCTGGAGAGCCTCGGCGCCGGCCTGTCCCGTGAGGCCGTCATGGCGGCGATCGGCCGGCGGGCCCGGGCCGAGCCGGTGGATGCCAGCCACTGCGAGCGCGAGCCGATCCACATCCCGGGCTCGATCCAGCCCAACGCGGTCATGATCGCGGCCGACGCCGGGACCCTCCAGGTCCTGGCCTACTCGGCCAATGTCGACGAGATCGTGGATCCCGTGGATCCGCCGCTCGCCGGCCGTCCCCTGGAGGAGGTGCTGCCCCGGGACTTCGTCGCGGCGGTCCGCGCGCGGCTTTCGGCCGGCACCCTGTCGGACGGCCTGTCCGTCCGCCGCCGGCTGACCCTGACCGGCCGCGCCGCACCCTATTACGTGGTCGCCCACGCCCATGCCGGCCGGGTGATCGTCGAGCTGGAGCTCGAGCCCGAATCCGCCGACGACTTCCCCACCGCCAGCCAGGTCGACACCGAGCTCGCGGTCGGGCGCCTGCGCGAGGCCGACACCCTGGCCGAGGCCGCCCGCATCGCCGCCCTGGAGATCCGGGCGTTCACCGGCTTCGAGGCCGTGCTGGTCTACCGGTTCGACGCGGACTGGAACGGCGAGGCGGTGGCCGAGGACAAGGTTCCGAACTGGTCACGCAGCCTGCTCGGCCTGCGCTTCCCGGCTTCCGACATCCCCGCGCAGGCCCGCGCCCTCTACACCCGGGCCAAGAACCGTTTCGTGATCGACCGGGACAGCGTGCCGGTCGGCTTGGTCGCGGCCCCCGGCGCCGGCAACGGCCCGATCGACCTGACCTTCGCGCAGCACCGCACGCTGTCGCCGATCCACCTGGAGTACCAGCGCAACCTGGGCGTGAACGGCTCCATGTCGATCTCGATCATGGTCGAGGGCCGGCTCTGGGGCCTGATGATCGGCCATCACCGCCGCCCGCACTATGTCACGCCCGAGACGCGCTCGGCCGCTACCGTGCTCACCGACGCCTTCGCCATGCGGGTGCAGGAGATCGAGTCGCGCCGGCTCTGGGAGGAGCGGCAGACCCATCTCGACGTCGAGGGCCGCCTGGTCCGCGGCCTGACCCGGTCCGACGACTTCGTGGCCGCGCTCACTGGCGGCACCACGACCCTGCTCGACCTGTTCAGCGCCACCGGCGCCGGCATCGTGGCGGGCGAGCGGGTCACCCTCATCGGGCAGGCGCCGCCCCCCGCGGTGGTCGCCCGGATCGCCCGCTGGCTGCGGACCGGGCTGCAACCGGGCGAAACCGGCTACAGCAGCAGCAGCTTCACCGCGGAATACCTGGAGGCGGCCCCGTACCGGGAGATCGCCAGCGGCGTGCTTGCCGCCTTCGTGGACGAGTCGCGCGAGACCCTGCTGATCTGGTTCCGGCCCGAGGTGCCCAGCACCGTGACCTGGGGCGGCGACCCGCGCAAACCGGTGCTCGCCGGCAGCGGTCCGGTGGCCCTCCTGCCGCGTCGCTCGTTCGAGCGCTGGGTCGAGGAGCGCACCGGCTACGCCACGGCCTGGGCCGCGTGGCAGGTCCATCTCTCCCGCTCGCTCGCCGAGGCGGTCGAGGGCGTGGTGCTGCGCCAACGCCGCAAGATCGACGAGCTGACCAGCCTGCTCGCCGAGAAGGAGCGCCTGCTCGAGCAGAAGGACCTGCTGACCCGGGAGATCGACCACCGGGTGAAGAACTCCCTGCAGATCGTCTCGGCCTTCCTGCAGATGCAGCGCCGGCAGATCGCCGATCCCGACGCCCGCCAGGCCTTCGCGGACACCTCCGCCCGGGTGATGAGCGTCGCGCGCGTGCACGACAGCCTCTACCAGGCCGAGCGCTTCGACGAGGTCGATCTCGGCCAGACCATCGAGAACCTGTGCAACGATTTGGCGGGGCTGGCCGGCGAGGGCCACGCCGTGGACCTCTCGGCCGAGCCCGGCCTGATGGTGCCCTACCGCAAGGCGGTGGCGCTCTCGCTGATCGCCACCGAACTCGTCACCAACGCCTTCAAGTACGCCGCCAACCCCGCCGGCGGCGGCCGCGTCGAGGTCAGCGTCTCGGCCTCCGGCTCCGGCGAGGTCCAGCTCCGGGTCTGCGACGACGGCTCGGGCCTGCCCGACGACTGGGCCGACGCCAAGGTGCGCGGCAGGGGCACGGGCCTCGGGATGAAGCTGATCCGGGCGATGCTCGACCAGATCAACGCCCGGCTCGACGTGGCCAACAACCCGGGCGCGTGCTTCACGATCACGGCGTGA
- a CDS encoding protein-methionine-sulfoxide reductase heme-binding subunit MsrQ, translating into MIDRLAVPLGIPLPWLDRAGRLSWLKLTVFLACIAPALYLAGAYRLDALGAKPITALIHATGEWAVRFLLFSLAISPLRRIADWAKVLVVRRMLGVTVMAYAVAHLTLYAVDQNLILTKVVSEIALRLYLTIGFVALIGLIALGLTSTDAAIRNLGPNWHRLHRLVYTIAVLALVHYFLQSKIDVSDPVFSAGLFLLLMGWRAMRRFKLPERPWSLLLLAILGGLATAGLEAAWYGLASGVPANLVLAANLDFSGPIRPAWWVVATGLLMPAIALLRGGRTAGKAAKPGAGRDRVAAPRDGPRCECRATLVAARLMPQNPRPADLAAAE; encoded by the coding sequence ATGATCGACCGCCTGGCTGTTCCCCTCGGTATCCCCCTCCCCTGGCTCGACCGGGCCGGACGCCTCTCGTGGCTGAAGCTCACGGTGTTCCTGGCCTGCATCGCGCCGGCCCTGTACCTGGCGGGCGCCTACCGGCTCGACGCGCTGGGCGCCAAGCCGATCACCGCGCTGATCCACGCCACCGGCGAGTGGGCGGTGCGCTTCCTGCTGTTCTCGCTCGCGATCTCGCCGCTGCGCCGGATCGCCGACTGGGCGAAGGTGCTGGTGGTCCGGCGCATGCTCGGGGTCACCGTGATGGCCTACGCGGTGGCGCACCTCACCCTCTACGCGGTCGACCAGAACCTGATCCTGACCAAGGTCGTCAGCGAGATCGCCCTGCGGCTCTACCTCACGATCGGCTTCGTGGCGCTGATCGGCCTGATCGCCCTGGGGCTGACCTCCACGGACGCGGCGATCCGCAACCTCGGCCCGAACTGGCACCGGCTGCACCGGCTGGTCTACACGATCGCGGTGCTGGCGCTCGTCCACTATTTTCTGCAATCGAAGATCGACGTCAGCGATCCGGTCTTCTCGGCCGGGCTGTTCCTGCTGCTGATGGGCTGGCGGGCGATGCGGCGGTTCAAGCTGCCGGAGCGGCCGTGGTCGCTGCTGCTGCTCGCGATCCTCGGCGGCCTCGCCACCGCGGGGCTCGAGGCGGCCTGGTACGGGCTGGCCAGCGGCGTCCCGGCGAACCTCGTGCTGGCGGCCAACCTGGATTTCTCCGGCCCGATCCGGCCCGCCTGGTGGGTCGTGGCGACCGGGCTGCTGATGCCCGCGATCGCGCTCCTGCGCGGCGGGCGCACCGCCGGCAAAGCCGCCAAACCGGGGGCCGGCCGGGACCGCGTGGCCGCGCCGCGGGACGGGCCCCGATGCGAGTGCCGCGCAACCCTTGTCGCCGCCCGCCTGATGCCGCAGAACCCGCGGCCGGCGGATCTCGCCGCAGCGGAGTGA
- the rimP gene encoding ribosome maturation factor RimP, with product MSSEIEADLSEKRLVRETGVAARVVQVIEGPVQGLGFRLVRVKVTNTNGCTVQIMAERPDGTFSIDDCEAVSRAISPVLDVDDPVGTAYNLEISSPGIDRPLVRVSDFARWIGYEVKVELSPPLDGRKRFRGILGAPDPEALTVPIDLPDVKEGLPSRVDLPLRDLAEAHLVLTDELIRESLRRGGPPADDADADALDEDDAAEDEDADDAPAVPARPAPRPQGPKAKAVKAAKVGGKPAPKAAKDKKPPRTGPKKPVVSKASRLKSRDDLH from the coding sequence ATGTCGTCCGAGATCGAAGCGGATCTGTCCGAGAAGCGCCTGGTCCGAGAGACCGGGGTCGCCGCGCGCGTGGTGCAGGTGATCGAGGGGCCGGTCCAGGGCCTCGGGTTCCGGCTGGTCCGGGTCAAGGTCACCAACACCAACGGCTGCACCGTCCAGATCATGGCGGAGCGGCCCGACGGCACCTTCTCGATCGACGATTGCGAGGCGGTCAGCCGCGCGATCTCGCCGGTCCTCGACGTCGATGATCCGGTCGGCACCGCCTACAACCTGGAGATCTCCTCCCCGGGGATCGACCGGCCGCTGGTGCGGGTCTCGGATTTCGCCCGCTGGATCGGCTACGAGGTCAAGGTCGAACTGAGCCCGCCGCTCGACGGCCGCAAGCGGTTTCGCGGGATCCTCGGCGCTCCGGACCCGGAGGCGCTGACCGTCCCGATCGATCTGCCCGACGTGAAGGAAGGCCTGCCGAGCCGGGTCGACCTGCCGCTGCGGGATCTGGCCGAGGCGCATCTCGTCCTCACCGACGAGCTGATTCGCGAATCCCTCCGCCGCGGCGGCCCGCCCGCCGACGACGCGGATGCGGACGCGCTGGATGAGGACGACGCGGCTGAGGACGAGGACGCGGACGACGCGCCGGCGGTCCCGGCCCGGCCGGCGCCCCGGCCGCAGGGTCCGAAGGCCAAGGCCGTCAAGGCCGCCAAGGTCGGCGGCAAGCCGGCCCCGAAGGCCGCGAAAGACAAGAAACCGCCGCGCACCGGCCCCAAGAAGCCGGTCGTGTCCAAGGCGTCCCGGCTCAAGAGCCGCGACGACCTGCATTGA
- a CDS encoding aldo/keto reductase yields MQYRNLGRSGLKVSPICLGTMMFGGPTDEATAGRIVGSAREAGINFIDTANVYTDGRSEEITGRAIKGERDAWILATKVANPTGPGVNDRGLSRVHVMKAAEDSLRRLGTPFIDIYYLHKEDHDTPLAETVRAMADLVRAGKIRHFGVSNHRSWRVAEICRLCDEAGIDRPVVSQPYYNAFNRMPETEHLPACAHYGLGVVPYSPLARGVLTGKYDPDAPPPAESRAGRQDTRMMQTEWRPESLRIARTLREHAEARGITAGQFATAWVLNNRLITGVIAGPRTEAQWQEYLGALDYAFTPEDEALVDGFVAAGHPTTPGYNDPAYPLEGRVPRGR; encoded by the coding sequence ATGCAGTACCGCAATCTCGGCCGCTCCGGCCTCAAGGTCTCGCCGATCTGCCTCGGCACGATGATGTTCGGCGGCCCCACCGACGAGGCCACGGCCGGCCGCATCGTCGGCAGCGCCCGGGAGGCGGGCATCAACTTCATCGACACGGCCAACGTCTATACCGACGGCCGCTCGGAGGAGATCACCGGGCGGGCGATCAAGGGCGAGCGCGACGCCTGGATCCTGGCCACCAAGGTCGCCAACCCGACCGGCCCCGGCGTCAACGACCGCGGCCTGTCGCGGGTCCACGTGATGAAGGCCGCCGAGGACAGCCTGCGCCGGCTCGGGACGCCGTTCATCGACATCTACTACCTGCACAAGGAGGACCACGACACGCCGCTCGCGGAGACCGTGCGGGCGATGGCCGACCTGGTGCGGGCGGGCAAGATTCGCCATTTCGGCGTCTCGAACCATCGCTCCTGGCGGGTCGCCGAGATCTGCCGGCTCTGCGACGAGGCCGGCATCGACCGGCCGGTGGTGAGCCAGCCCTATTACAACGCCTTCAACCGGATGCCCGAGACCGAGCACCTGCCGGCCTGCGCCCATTACGGGCTCGGCGTCGTCCCGTACTCGCCGCTCGCCCGCGGCGTGCTGACCGGCAAGTACGACCCGGACGCCCCGCCGCCGGCCGAATCCCGCGCCGGCCGCCAGGACACCCGGATGATGCAGACCGAGTGGCGCCCGGAATCCCTGCGCATCGCCCGCACCTTGAGGGAGCATGCCGAGGCCCGCGGCATCACGGCCGGGCAATTCGCCACCGCCTGGGTTCTGAACAACCGCCTGATCACCGGCGTCATCGCCGGGCCGCGCACCGAGGCGCAGTGGCAGGAATATCTCGGCGCCCTCGACTACGCCTTCACCCCGGAGGACGAGGCGCTGGTGGACGGCTTCGTGGCGGCCGGGCATCCGACCACCCCGGGCTACAACGACCCGGCCTATCCGCTGGAGGGACGGGTGCCGCGCGGCCGTTGA
- a CDS encoding RNA-binding protein — protein sequence MAEVGETLPDEGPQDALEAGGLDSGPGRRVPQRTCIVTRVVQPPEAMIRFVRGPDGAVVPDLRAKLPGRGAWISAKRDAVATAVRKNLFARAFKGPAQAGADLPDRIVAGLRDDLRQAIAMANKAGCVVAGFSKVEAAIGGQPGAVALIHAAEASPDGRRKIAAALYRRHGEAMSRIPIIDDLSEDELDMALGRDHVIHAALVAGAGAAGCLSRWRRLRSFEGAAAATEEPDPARIGGIDEASR from the coding sequence ATGGCCGAGGTCGGCGAGACTCTGCCCGACGAGGGGCCGCAGGACGCGCTGGAAGCCGGGGGGCTCGACAGTGGCCCCGGCCGGCGCGTGCCGCAGCGGACCTGCATCGTCACGCGCGTCGTCCAGCCGCCCGAGGCGATGATCCGGTTCGTGCGCGGCCCGGATGGCGCCGTGGTGCCGGACCTGCGGGCCAAGCTCCCCGGGCGCGGCGCTTGGATCAGTGCGAAGCGGGATGCCGTCGCGACGGCGGTCCGCAAGAACCTGTTCGCGCGGGCGTTCAAGGGACCGGCCCAGGCCGGCGCCGACCTCCCGGACCGGATCGTCGCAGGCCTGCGCGACGACCTGCGGCAGGCGATCGCCATGGCCAACAAGGCGGGCTGCGTGGTCGCGGGCTTCTCGAAGGTCGAGGCGGCGATCGGCGGCCAGCCCGGCGCGGTGGCCCTGATCCACGCCGCGGAAGCCAGTCCGGACGGCCGGCGCAAGATCGCCGCGGCCTTGTACCGACGGCACGGTGAGGCCATGTCAAGGATACCAATCATCGACGACCTGTCCGAAGATGAATTGGACATGGCCTTAGGTCGGGATCATGTGATACACGCTGCGCTCGTCGCAGGAGCCGGAGCTGCCGGCTGCCTGTCGCGTTGGCGTCGGCTACGCTCCTTCGAGGGCGCCGCCGCGGCGACCGAGGAGCCCGATCCAGCCCGAATCGGCGGGATCGACGAAGCCTCACGTTGA
- the nusA gene encoding transcription termination factor NusA encodes MAVVSANRLELLQIADAVAREKVIDRSIVIDAMEEAIAKAARSRYGAETDVHAEIDNKTGALRLSRHLLVVDQVENDAREITLDQARRYNPGALVGDVISDTLPPFDFGRVAAQSAKQVIVQKVRDAERARQFDEYKDRIGEILNGIVKRVEYGNVIVDLGRGEGIVRRDEMIPRETFRPGDRIRSYLFDVRSEVRGPQIFLSRSHPQFMAKLFGQEVPEIYDGIVEVKAVARDPGSRAKIAVISRDGSIDPVGACVGMRGSRVQAVVGELQGEKIDIIPWSEDEATFIVNALQPAEVVKVVLDEEADRIEVVVPDDQLSLAIGRRGQNVRLASQLTGWDIDILTEAEESERRQKEFAERTQVFMEALDVDETVGQLLAAEGFRNVEEIAYVDIQELSGIQGLDDETGAEIQARAQDHLARIEQEHDTRRTELGVADELREIEGITTPMMVALGENDVKTVEDLAGCATDDLVGYTEGRGPDAVRHAGYLDGFELSRTEAEGLIMAARLKAGWIEALPEPEAEEDAEAAEGDEAPEPTAATPAEA; translated from the coding sequence ATGGCCGTCGTCAGCGCCAACAGGCTCGAACTCCTCCAGATCGCCGACGCGGTCGCCCGCGAGAAGGTGATCGATCGCTCCATCGTGATCGACGCGATGGAGGAGGCGATCGCCAAGGCGGCCCGCTCCCGCTACGGCGCGGAGACGGACGTGCACGCCGAGATCGACAACAAGACCGGGGCGCTGCGCCTATCGCGGCACCTCCTGGTGGTCGATCAGGTCGAGAACGACGCCCGCGAGATCACCCTGGACCAGGCCCGCCGCTACAATCCCGGCGCGCTCGTGGGCGACGTGATCTCCGACACCCTGCCGCCGTTCGATTTCGGTCGCGTCGCCGCCCAGTCGGCCAAGCAGGTCATCGTCCAGAAGGTGCGCGACGCCGAGCGCGCCCGGCAGTTCGACGAGTACAAGGACCGCATCGGCGAGATCCTCAACGGCATCGTCAAGCGGGTCGAGTACGGCAACGTCATCGTCGATCTGGGCCGGGGCGAGGGCATCGTGCGCCGGGACGAGATGATCCCGCGCGAGACCTTCCGGCCGGGCGACCGGATCCGCTCCTACCTGTTCGACGTGCGCTCGGAAGTGCGCGGGCCGCAGATCTTCCTGTCGCGCTCGCACCCGCAATTCATGGCCAAGCTGTTCGGCCAGGAAGTGCCCGAGATCTATGACGGCATCGTCGAGGTGAAGGCCGTGGCCCGCGATCCGGGCTCGCGCGCCAAGATCGCCGTGATCTCCCGCGACGGCAGCATCGACCCGGTCGGCGCCTGCGTCGGCATGCGCGGCTCGCGCGTCCAGGCCGTGGTCGGAGAGCTCCAGGGCGAGAAGATCGACATCATCCCGTGGTCCGAGGACGAGGCGACGTTCATCGTCAACGCGCTCCAGCCGGCCGAGGTCGTGAAGGTCGTGCTCGACGAGGAGGCCGACCGCATCGAGGTGGTGGTGCCCGACGACCAGCTGTCGCTGGCCATCGGCCGCCGCGGCCAGAACGTGCGGCTCGCCTCGCAGCTCACCGGCTGGGACATCGACATCCTGACCGAGGCCGAGGAATCCGAGCGGCGCCAGAAGGAGTTCGCCGAGCGGACCCAGGTGTTCATGGAAGCCCTCGACGTCGACGAGACCGTCGGCCAGCTGCTGGCGGCCGAAGGCTTCCGCAACGTCGAGGAGATCGCCTACGTCGACATCCAGGAGCTGTCCGGCATCCAGGGGCTCGACGACGAGACCGGCGCCGAGATCCAGGCCCGCGCCCAGGATCACCTCGCCCGGATCGAGCAGGAGCACGACACCCGCCGCACCGAACTCGGCGTCGCCGACGAGCTGCGCGAGATCGAGGGCATCACCACGCCCATGATGGTCGCGCTCGGCGAGAACGACGTGAAGACCGTCGAGGACTTGGCGGGCTGCGCCACCGACGATCTGGTCGGCTACACCGAGGGCCGCGGACCCGACGCCGTGCGCCACGCAGGCTATCTCGACGGCTTCGAGCTGTCCCGCACCGAGGCCGAGGGCCTGATCATGGCCGCCCGCCTGAAGGCCGGCTGGATCGAGGCGCTGCCCGAGCCGGAGGCCGAGGAGGATGCAGAGGCTGCCGAGGGCGACGAGGCGCCCGAGCCGACCGCCGCCACCCCGGCCGAGGCCTGA